In the Candidatus Thermoplasmatota archaeon genome, one interval contains:
- the spt4 gene encoding transcription elongation factor subunit Spt4: MRACRDCHSLAEGDACPACKSTNLSKDWTGYVVVLDPKQSIIAQKMNIDTAGKYALKVR; the protein is encoded by the coding sequence ATGCGCGCCTGCCGCGACTGCCACAGCCTCGCCGAGGGCGACGCGTGCCCCGCCTGCAAGTCCACGAACCTTTCGAAGGACTGGACGGGCTACGTCGTCGTGCTCGACCCGAAGCAGAGCATCATCGCCCAGAAGATGAACATCGACACCGCGGGCAAGTACGCCCTCAAGGTGCGCTGA